The proteins below are encoded in one region of Treponema primitia ZAS-1:
- a CDS encoding FecR family protein, translating to MKNALLAVILCFCFSLSLVSAQETTATIQELKGTVEVKASGTADWTAARQGMRLAKAASISTGIKSTAVIALGNSIITVRPLTRLSLEELTRNQDAEKVDIYIQSGRIRTEVSPPSGGKIDFTVRSPMATASVRGTTFDFDGENLSVTSGRVNLSGSDGVPTVVRAGESSYVSGRFGRAVNTARVTITRPAAASPAPAGTDSTTVSGPPVGTSPPPTNGSLGIGLDWYRPNGK from the coding sequence ATGAAAAATGCCCTACTAGCAGTAATACTGTGTTTCTGCTTTAGCTTATCCCTTGTTTCCGCCCAGGAAACCACCGCAACAATCCAGGAACTAAAGGGTACCGTGGAAGTTAAAGCTTCGGGCACTGCGGACTGGACAGCGGCCAGACAGGGGATGCGGCTGGCAAAGGCTGCCAGCATATCCACGGGCATCAAGAGTACTGCGGTCATAGCCCTGGGTAATTCGATCATTACCGTGCGTCCCCTGACCCGCTTAAGCCTGGAAGAACTGACCCGGAACCAAGATGCGGAAAAGGTAGACATATATATCCAGTCCGGCCGGATACGTACCGAAGTAAGCCCACCCAGCGGAGGAAAAATCGATTTTACCGTCCGCAGTCCCATGGCCACCGCTTCGGTGCGGGGAACTACCTTTGACTTTGACGGAGAAAACCTCAGCGTCACCAGCGGCCGGGTAAATCTTTCCGGCAGCGATGGAGTCCCTACCGTGGTTAGGGCCGGTGAATCAAGCTACGTCAGCGGCCGCTTCGGCCGGGCAGTAAACACAGCGAGAGTCACCATCACCCGTCCGGCAGCCGCCTCCCCAGCTCCGGCAGGGACAGACAGCACTACAGTTTCCGGCCCCCCGGTAGGCACAAGCCCTCCACCGACGAACGGTTCATTGGGGATTGGCCTTGATTGGTACAGGCCTAATGGGAAATAG
- a CDS encoding AMP-dependent synthetase/ligase, whose translation MEQTLPLMLRERARTIPTVVAQYAKDAAGHFQPKTYQQFYTEILYTASGLLELGTKRGDHLGIISDNRQEWIVTDFAILSIGAADVPRGCDSMEQEITYILGITECPLCFVENQKQISKILARRVDLPLLSIIVSYDSVDQHTLEAARDAGIKVLGFGELLELGKGRCSLNHGEIETEMEKGREEDLATIIFTSGTTGEPKGVMLSHNNFLVQQPSWRLVFEVKTGDIWLSVLPVWHVFERSIEYIIFYLNSGIAYSKPVSSILLADFQSIRPHWMVSVPRVWESIMDWSNRHVKKQGWIFKNGFEFFMTVGIMYNYFRDLTFGRIPNFHGRVRLFDFFMGILPLILLCPVQCLTALIVFQPIKKRLGGRFKAGLSGGGALPLKVDLFFNAIGIRLQEGYGLTEAAPIVAARRYKAPRRTTVGQLLLNTEARIVDDTGTILPPGHNGHLQVRGGQVMQGYYRKPELTAKALSPDGWLETGDIAMMTYDNEVRITGRAKDTIVLLGGENVEPVPIENKIRESPWVSHCMIVGQNQKYIAALVVPVQEALMIFAEENNIPIVDYESLLQQAEINELISNEVSRLVSAQAGFKTYERVFKLKLIPKPFEAGEELTGKMELQRSKITAKYGKEIGSLFKS comes from the coding sequence ATGGAACAAACCCTTCCGCTTATGCTTCGGGAGCGAGCCCGGACTATACCCACCGTTGTTGCCCAATATGCAAAGGATGCAGCCGGGCATTTCCAGCCCAAGACCTACCAGCAGTTTTATACTGAAATTCTCTACACCGCGTCGGGGCTTCTTGAATTAGGAACCAAACGGGGGGACCATCTCGGTATTATTTCGGATAACCGCCAGGAATGGATAGTTACGGATTTTGCGATACTTTCCATTGGAGCTGCGGACGTGCCCCGGGGCTGTGATTCCATGGAACAGGAAATCACCTATATCCTCGGAATTACCGAATGTCCCCTGTGTTTTGTGGAAAATCAAAAACAGATTAGCAAAATTCTCGCCCGCCGGGTGGATCTGCCCCTGCTCAGTATAATTGTTTCCTATGATTCTGTTGATCAACATACTCTGGAAGCGGCGAGGGACGCCGGAATTAAGGTACTTGGATTTGGCGAATTACTGGAACTGGGTAAGGGGCGGTGTTCCCTGAATCACGGGGAGATTGAAACAGAGATGGAGAAAGGCCGGGAGGAGGATCTGGCGACCATCATCTTTACCTCCGGTACTACCGGGGAGCCCAAGGGGGTTATGCTGAGCCATAATAACTTCCTGGTGCAGCAGCCATCGTGGCGTCTGGTTTTTGAAGTAAAGACCGGAGATATCTGGCTTTCGGTTCTGCCGGTGTGGCATGTGTTTGAACGGAGTATAGAATACATCATTTTCTATCTGAACAGCGGTATCGCCTATTCCAAGCCGGTTTCTTCAATATTGCTGGCGGATTTCCAGAGTATCCGCCCCCACTGGATGGTCAGCGTCCCCCGGGTCTGGGAGTCTATCATGGACTGGTCTAACCGCCATGTAAAGAAGCAGGGCTGGATTTTTAAGAACGGCTTTGAATTTTTTATGACCGTGGGGATCATGTACAATTACTTTCGGGATCTGACCTTTGGGCGTATCCCCAACTTCCATGGCCGGGTCCGGCTTTTTGATTTTTTCATGGGGATCCTCCCCCTGATTTTGCTTTGCCCTGTCCAGTGTCTTACGGCGCTGATCGTGTTCCAGCCTATAAAAAAGCGGCTGGGCGGGCGGTTTAAGGCCGGCTTATCCGGCGGGGGCGCCCTGCCCCTTAAGGTGGACCTTTTTTTCAACGCTATCGGGATACGGCTTCAGGAGGGCTACGGTCTTACGGAAGCGGCGCCCATAGTGGCGGCCCGCCGTTACAAGGCCCCCCGGCGTACCACCGTGGGACAGCTTTTGCTTAATACCGAGGCGAGGATTGTTGACGATACGGGCACGATACTGCCTCCGGGGCACAATGGCCACCTGCAAGTAAGGGGCGGCCAGGTCATGCAGGGCTACTATCGCAAGCCGGAACTCACCGCCAAGGCGCTGTCACCCGATGGCTGGCTGGAAACCGGGGATATCGCCATGATGACCTACGATAACGAGGTGCGGATTACCGGCCGGGCTAAGGATACCATCGTGCTTCTTGGGGGCGAGAATGTTGAACCGGTTCCCATCGAAAATAAGATCCGGGAGAGTCCCTGGGTTTCCCATTGCATGATAGTTGGTCAGAACCAGAAGTACATCGCCGCCCTTGTCGTTCCCGTTCAGGAAGCATTGATGATCTTTGCAGAAGAAAACAACATCCCTATCGTAGACTACGAGTCGCTTCTGCAGCAGGCGGAGATCAACGAGCTGATATCTAATGAAGTATCCCGTCTGGTAAGCGCTCAGGCGGGGTTCAAGACCTACGAGCGGGTTTTTAAACTGAAGCTTATCCCTAAGCCCTTTGAGGCGGGGGAAGAGTTGACCGGAAAAATGGAACTTCAGCGTTCCAAGATTACCGCCAAATACGGAAAGGAAATCGGGAGCCTGTTTAAGAGCTAA
- a CDS encoding glycerol-3-phosphate O-acyltransferase, giving the protein METLSGKFKDLIQDAVRRSRIDSVVTEQNVYQEGDENVLPLLHKMVETLALPGSGVSGFEHLKDLLEKANTGHSCLLFVEHYSNMDLSALHYLLGKEPDPGKDIANALVAIAGIKLNEENPVVAAFTGAHTRLVIYPSRSLSHLDPVKDRAEIVRSNSINRAAMKALMDIKVKGKLILVFPSGTRYRPWDPSTKKGVREIDSYIKSFDYMCMVAINGELLHIRQGDMMDDFVEEDVIRYTAGPVQSCAEFRNAARLKAEAAGVEDKKQAVVDTIMERLEEMHIAAEAERQRLISS; this is encoded by the coding sequence ATGGAAACATTAAGCGGCAAGTTTAAAGACCTTATACAGGACGCGGTACGGCGTTCAAGAATAGACTCGGTGGTAACCGAACAGAATGTTTACCAGGAGGGGGATGAAAATGTCCTGCCCCTGTTGCATAAAATGGTTGAAACCCTGGCCCTGCCCGGTTCAGGAGTCTCCGGGTTTGAGCATCTAAAGGATCTTCTGGAAAAGGCCAATACGGGGCACTCCTGTCTCCTGTTTGTGGAGCACTACAGCAATATGGATCTGTCTGCGCTCCACTATCTTTTAGGGAAAGAACCGGATCCCGGCAAGGACATCGCCAATGCCCTGGTAGCCATCGCAGGGATCAAGCTGAACGAGGAAAACCCCGTGGTAGCGGCCTTTACCGGCGCCCATACCCGGCTGGTGATCTACCCCAGCCGCTCCCTGTCGCACCTGGACCCTGTCAAGGATCGTGCCGAAATAGTCCGCAGTAACAGCATAAACCGGGCAGCCATGAAGGCTCTTATGGATATCAAAGTTAAGGGCAAACTCATCCTAGTTTTCCCCTCCGGAACCCGATACCGGCCCTGGGATCCCAGTACAAAAAAAGGGGTCCGAGAAATCGATTCGTATATAAAATCCTTCGACTATATGTGTATGGTGGCCATAAACGGCGAGCTGCTCCATATCCGTCAAGGGGACATGATGGATGATTTCGTCGAGGAAGATGTGATACGGTACACCGCGGGTCCGGTCCAGTCCTGCGCTGAATTCAGAAACGCCGCCCGCCTTAAGGCAGAGGCTGCGGGAGTTGAGGACAAAAAACAGGCTGTGGTGGATACTATCATGGAAAGGCTGGAGGAAATGCATATCGCCGCAGAGGCTGAACGGCAAAGGCTGATTAGCTCTTAA
- the pepT gene encoding peptidase T, with translation MQTQIKEIDDAKLTDLIVPRFLKYVRYWTTSDPDVKETPSTPGQWDLAKALAEELRGLGLTDVDLTDHCYVIARLPPSPGRESRQAVGFLAHLDTASDVSGKDVKPQLVKNYDGQKIQLTGNNVLDPREDASLAAQKGKAIIHTDGSTLLGADDKAGIAEIMGALEWLLTHPEIPHGPVEIIFTPDEETGKGLPEFPLERIKSTVCYTLDGGPVGELEVECFNAWKIKAQFKGKTIHPGYARGIMANAITMAASFTGMLPRSESPEATDGYYGYYNTQEINGTPDACTLDMYIRDFENSGIERRLAALENFARAVEAQFPGGKVILETTDQYHNMKEKIDARPEALETLKKAAANLGIDSYLKPIRGGTDGSRLTELGIPTPNIFTGGRNWHGRTEWAAVSEMTMACKLVIELIRLWGEDFC, from the coding sequence ATGCAAACACAAATTAAAGAAATAGACGATGCCAAGCTTACAGACTTGATAGTCCCCCGTTTCCTAAAATACGTCCGTTACTGGACCACCAGTGATCCTGATGTTAAGGAAACCCCCTCCACTCCCGGCCAATGGGATCTGGCAAAGGCCCTGGCGGAGGAACTGCGGGGTCTGGGGCTTACGGACGTAGACCTGACGGATCACTGTTATGTCATAGCCCGGCTGCCTCCCAGCCCAGGCAGGGAATCCCGGCAGGCGGTCGGTTTTTTAGCCCACCTGGACACCGCCTCGGATGTCTCAGGCAAGGATGTTAAGCCCCAACTGGTAAAAAACTACGATGGGCAAAAAATACAACTGACCGGCAACAATGTCCTTGATCCCAGAGAGGATGCCTCCCTTGCCGCACAGAAGGGGAAGGCCATTATCCATACCGACGGCTCCACCCTCCTGGGGGCGGATGACAAGGCGGGCATAGCGGAAATTATGGGCGCCCTGGAATGGCTCCTGACACATCCGGAGATACCCCACGGGCCGGTGGAAATTATCTTTACCCCGGACGAGGAAACCGGCAAGGGCCTTCCGGAGTTTCCCCTGGAGCGCATCAAATCTACGGTCTGCTATACCCTGGACGGCGGCCCCGTGGGGGAGCTTGAGGTTGAATGCTTTAACGCCTGGAAAATAAAGGCTCAGTTCAAGGGAAAGACCATACATCCCGGCTATGCCCGGGGGATCATGGCCAATGCCATCACCATGGCGGCTTCCTTTACGGGGATGCTTCCCCGGTCGGAAAGCCCGGAGGCCACCGATGGGTATTACGGCTATTACAACACCCAGGAAATAAACGGTACCCCGGATGCGTGTACCCTGGATATGTATATCCGGGATTTTGAAAACTCCGGTATTGAGCGGCGGCTTGCGGCGCTGGAAAACTTTGCCCGGGCGGTGGAAGCACAGTTCCCCGGCGGGAAAGTAATTTTGGAGACCACGGATCAGTATCATAATATGAAGGAAAAAATTGACGCCCGCCCGGAGGCGCTGGAAACGCTCAAAAAGGCGGCTGCCAATCTGGGGATCGATTCCTACCTTAAACCCATACGGGGGGGCACCGACGGTTCACGGCTTACAGAACTGGGGATACCTACCCCTAATATCTTTACCGGCGGCCGTAACTGGCACGGCCGTACCGAATGGGCGGCGGTCTCCGAGATGACCATGGCCTGTAAACTGGTAATTGAACTTATCCGCCTTTGGGGGGAAGACTTTTGTTGA